The DNA segment TTATTTGCGCATTATCCAAAGTAACCAATTCTACAACTGCGGCGTGTAACTGGTTTGTATCACGGATGGGCGCTGTGCAGCCCTCAAGATAACTTACGTATGCGCCTTCTTCGGCAACAATTAATGTTCTCTCAAACTGTCCTGTATCTGAAGCATTAATTCTGAAATAGGTTGATAATTCCATCGGGCATCTTACACCTTTGGGTATGTATACAAATGAACCGTCTGAAAATACAGCGGAATTAAGCGTAGCAAAAAAATTGTCTGTATATGGAACAACTGAACCAAGATATTTTTTAATCAGGTCCGGATGGTTTTGAATTGCTTCAGACATCGAACAAAAAATTATTCCGAACTCCGAAAGTTTTTCCTTGTAAGTTGTAGCCACGGAAACACTATCGAACACAGCATCAACAGCTACACCTGCCAATAATTTTTGTTCATTCAACGGTATACCCAATTTTTGAAATGTCTTTAATATTTCCGGTTCTACCTGGTCAAGGCTATCATACTTAGCTTTTTGTTTTGGAGCTGAATAATAAACAATATCCTGGTAATCGATTGGAAGATAAAAAACATTCTGCCACTTTGGTTCGGTCATCGTTAGCCAATGACGGTAAGCTTTTAACCGCCATTCTGTCATCCATTCAGGTTCATTTTTTTTTGTAGAAATTAAACGGATAATATCTTCGCTCAAACCTTTTGGAGCCGAATCCATTTCAACATCTGTTACAAATCCATATTTATATTCGTTGTTAGCTATCGACTCAATTGTCTTAACTTCGGTACTCATTTCTCATCCTTTTCAAAAAGTGGTTGATTAACTTAATCAATCTGGAAAAAAATAGCAAGATTGCTCTTAAAAAATTTTCTTTTGTACCTTAATAACAGAAATGAAACAAATAAGGTTTCCAAATAACCTAAAAATTCGAATTGAAGGTCCGGGGGAAGAAGTTAGATTATAAAAAGCCTAATCTCATTATTGTCATTCCCATGAAAGTGGGATTCCAGACTTTTAATGCGGTTTATAGATTCCTGCTTGCGCAGGAATGACGTTAATATGTATTGATTTGCATTGGCAATTTGATTCTATTTT comes from the Ignavibacteriales bacterium genome and includes:
- the sufB gene encoding Fe-S cluster assembly protein SufB — translated: MSTEVKTIESIANNEYKYGFVTDVEMDSAPKGLSEDIIRLISTKKNEPEWMTEWRLKAYRHWLTMTEPKWQNVFYLPIDYQDIVYYSAPKQKAKYDSLDQVEPEILKTFQKLGIPLNEQKLLAGVAVDAVFDSVSVATTYKEKLSEFGIIFCSMSEAIQNHPDLIKKYLGSVVPYTDNFFATLNSAVFSDGSFVYIPKGVRCPMELSTYFRINASDTGQFERTLIVAEEGAYVSYLEGCTAPIRDTNQLHAAVVELVTLDNAQIKYSTVQNWYAGDSEGKGGIYNFVTKRGACRGKNSKISWTQVETGSAITWKYPSCILQGENSIGEFYSVALTNHYQQADTGTKMIHLGKNTRSTIVSKGISAGRSNNTYRGMVRISAKAEGARNYSQCDSLLLGDKCGAHTFPYLEVDNSTATVEHEATTSKIGEDQIFYLNQRGIKTEDAINLIVNGYCKEVFNNLPMEFAVEAQRLLSVSLEGSVG